Proteins encoded within one genomic window of Corvus hawaiiensis isolate bCorHaw1 chromosome 9, bCorHaw1.pri.cur, whole genome shotgun sequence:
- the TMED5 gene encoding transmembrane emp24 domain-containing protein 5 produces MGPRLLLVPLGCLALLLLLLLPPGAAEFSPSLDSDFTFTLPAGRKECFYQPMRKEASLELEYQVLDGAGLDVDFHLLSPKGETLVFDERKSDGVHTVETEDGDYMFCFDNTFSTISEKVIFFELILDNMGEDGQDEEDWKKYVTGTDLLDMKLEDILESINSVKARLSKSVQIQTLLRAFEARDRNIQESNFDRVNFWSMVNLGVMVVVSAVQVYMLKSLFEDKRKSRT; encoded by the exons ATGGGGccgcggctgctgctggtgccgcTCGGGTGCCtcgcgctgctgctgctgctgctgctgccgcccggcgccgccgagttcagcccttccctggacagcGACTTCACGTTCACGCTGCCCGCCGGCCGCAAGGAGTGCTTCTACCAGCCCATGCGCAAGGAGGCCTCGCTGGAGCTCGAGTACCAG GTTCTGGATGGAGCAGGATTAGATGTTGATTTTCATCTGCTGTCCCCGAAAGGTGAAACTCTAGTTTTTGATGAAAGAAAATCAGATGGAGTTCATAC GGTGGAAACAGAAGATGGAGATTACATGTTCTGCTTTGACAACACATTCAGTACCATTTCTGAAAAGGTAATTTTCTTTGAATTGATCCTGGACAATATGGGAGAAGATGGACAAGATGAGGAAGACTGGAAGAAGTACGTTACAGGCACAGATCTCCTAGACATGAAATTGGAAGATATTCTG GAATCCATCAACAGTGTCAAAGCCAGATTAAGCAAAAGTGTCCAAATTCAGACCCTGCTCAGAGCATTTGAGGCTCGTGACCGAAACATACAAGAAAGCAACTTCGACAGAGTGAATTTCTGGTCCATGGTCAACTTGGGAGTAATGGTGGTGGTATCAGCTGTTCAGGTTTACATGTTGAAAAGTCTCTTTGAAGATAAGAGGAAAAGTAGAACTTAA